CTAGGAAATGTCACAGACCTTTGAGAGGTTTTTTATCATCCGAAAGTTGAGTTATGATGTATATAACAGCTGCAGCAATTGATATGGGACTCCTCCTGGCAAATTAAAGATGTTATTAGTATCAATCATAAGAATATTATAGCATCCATCTGAAGATTATGAAAAAAGAGAAGTCATACAAAGTACAAACTAAAAGTGCAGTGAAATATAAGGTGTTTGTGGGACGGATTTTGATGAATTTTACTGGTCCCCCACCCAATCCTAAATTTTAGGGAGTCAATTTTTTAATGTGAACCCGACCAAAGACCCTATGAAACCCAGTGATCCGCAGATCTGAATAAGATAGGGTGTAACAAATGATAAGACAGGGTTTACTAGAAATATAAGCTAAATAAGATAATGAAACaagcatataataataattgttCATTTAATTAGTAAATGTATCATATAAATTATGATTTCCCACAATATATGTAGTATCTTTTACTCCCTATTCGAAGAAGGCTAAATTCAAACACCCTAAGTAAAATGTTAAAATGAGGTTAGACCAttaaataatagaaaattaTAAATACTAAATATTATATGTAAAAGGAATGGGCTGAGTAACCCATCCGGGCTCACTTTGACCTATTCTCTCACATAGGACAATGTCAGCCTCAACCAAATAATTTAAGGTGGGTTGGGTAAGTGGGATAGTTAATATATTATTGTCAATACTGCAAGTTTATGAATTATGATAATGAAACCTAAAAACATGACAATGTAACCATGCAGAGAACAGTGAATATTTTTTGTACCATTCAAATGTCCAATGCATCAATCAAACAATATGTGCCTATATGTGTGCAATAGAAGTTCTAATCCTGTAACTCACCCCGTGCCTAGTTCCTAGTTAAATGGAAAAGAAGTTTAAATTCAAGGTAACCCATAATAATATCGTCATGTACCAAGCCTTCACTTATCATGCAAACATACACTTCAGAGTTTGCACTTTTCTCAAGCATGTCACACGCCCCTCACAGCTGCCCCTGTTCACAAACATGCTCGGCACCCCTCATGGTTTCCATTTATCCCACAGGTAGAAGCATAAAACTTGAAGGAGCCAAAGGTTTCTAGTCCACAATCAAAAGGGCAAAGTTATCTAAACCTAATCTCACAGTCTAGACTCTAGAATATTTATCCTAATCTAAGGCTGATATTGTTGGTTCATTTTATTACAGAAACACTGCTTAGACTTCTCACTTTTTCCATCTAAATTTCCTACCAGAAGAGGCACTAGCTTTTACTGAATTCATAAATTACTGTACTCACATCTTGTATTAGTATGAAAAAATACATACGACAAGCTAACCTTTAGCAGCGAACATCTATTTTATACTCTGGAGTCTAAAGAAATACAAGACAAACTAAATTTACCTTATATCAAATTCTTCTGATTTCTGAACAGCTTCCTGAGCAGCTTTAACAGCTTGATTATTCATACCAAGATTAGAACAAAATCGCCTCTGAAGTTAGTGATAGAAAAATAATGTGAGTCAGCTAAGTCATTGATTAAAATATCCAGTTGTGCTGCAGAAGTACACATCAATGAAGAACACTTACCATAAAGTCCCCAGCATGTATTGTTCCCATCTCTACAGATTGACCGTTCTCCAAACCCAGTTGTTTCACTATGTACTCTTTTGCTCGGCCAATTTCCTTCTTGGTGGCTCCATTGGCAACAGAGCAAATCTCTATTTGAAATCCATCAGTTCAGGAACGCTTGTTTATACAGGGAATGATAGATCTAGAAGCATCTATGTTAAGAAAATCATAGCATGTACCCTTTACAGTGCGTGGCTTGTCTTCTTGTCGACAAGCTATGTAGAGGCAAGCAGCCAATAATGCGTCCTGATTTCTTCCTCTGCTAGACTTCTGATCTTCAACCCGCTTATATATCTCATTAGCCCGATCCTTCAAATTGATTGCATAACAGGAGTAAAAATACAAACTTTTcatgaaatttgaaattaaagaTGAGAAAGAAAAACCAAAACAATTGTTTCAAGGAGCAACCAACATGATGCAAGGACTATACAAATTTTTGAAAAGCTTGAAATAATGGGAGGGCATGAAAAACTGATCCTTTCTCTCAGTCAGTTAGCATCCAGTCATCACATTACTTGCTTTATGAAAACATCATGCCAGGTGAAGTTTCACCAATTCCTTAGCAATCAACGTACAAATTACAAACCATACATATAAAATTTTCAACATAACTTTTAATGTTTTGCTCCCAGCACCTCCCCAGAAATTCCCAAAGAAGTTCAAAGGTTAAATGATGCAAACAAACCACACCAGAAGTAACCTTATAGCCTCCCCTTCTTCCGGATTAAAACCATTACAGTCTAATGTCAAACAGGAATGTAGCCCAAAACTACATGATTTATCAAAATATCACAACAATAGAGTCAATCAAAATCAATCACATATATAGTCCATATGAAAAAATTCATGAAACTTGACATGCAATGAATCCAAGTATAAAGCTATCCGATACGAGAAAATGTAATACCTTGATCGTCGCAACGAGTCCCAACCTGAAAAATTTATCAGCTCACATGAGTTAATAACTCAATCATACAACAATGCAGCACATGATAGTTTCCATACAACAATGCTTAACTTACACAGATAACAATCATGATAATTCAAGAAATGAAATGCAGCACACAGTACATATCAATTCACTAGGTTAAATTCATGGAATTTCAGATTATTCTGTTTGGCTGCATTGCCAATTTGCCATTACCTATCAGACATGGTAGCAATGGTCTTAAACGCCATGATAAGACCGCGATCAGGGTTCGAACCGCGATTCTGCCAGCGGCCGAGGGAAGCCGAGAGGAACTCACCGGAGGAGCCGTTGGTCTTAGCAATAACAGTGGAGAGGCCACCGTCAGTGAGAAGCGGGTTAGAGGGCCCTCCAACACGAACAGGGTCGTTATCGCCGGCCTCGTTTGCGAACGTTCGCCACTCGGAGGTTTCATCAATGGAGTGAGACTCGAGGACGAGGCCGCATTCGGAGCAGACTGTGTCGCCGGCTGAGTGATCGAAGACCACCTCCGTCTGGCGCTTGCAGTCGGAGCAGAATGTGTCGGACATGGTGGCGGTTAGGGTTTCGTTGAGGAGGAAGAGAGTTTCAGTGTTGTCTAGAAGGTGGTGAGATTTGGAATTTCCATGGCGGTTACTCTCTGTGAGAAGCGTTTCGAGAGAGAATGGGAATGGTGGATTTGACAGAAACTGAGAAATGAACTAGTGTTTGGTATTTATAGGCGGTATGGTGGTGTGTGTTGAACACAAATGGAATAATAAAATTAACATGAATGATttgtattatattttataatcacTAAGATGGTTTGAAAAATATATCTGGTTAATCCCGAAAATATAAATAAAGGTATAGTTTAGTTTGTTCTGAAAGTGGTTGGGTTTGGGAAAGTCATGTGGTGTTCGTGATCAAGTAGGAATGTTTGGATCATTTCCTTTGCAGATCCCAACTGGATTAGTATTCCTGATCCTTGCAATCTTACCTTACAATACAATGCAATATGCATGATTCTCAACTGTTCCATCCGTGATTATCAATTTATCATAGATTTTTTACTGTTCAGGGTTTTAAATTTTGATCCAAGAATAGAACTAAAATAAGTCAAAATTAAATCTGCTTGATATACAATTGAATACTTCGATTCATTCAAAATTCAATTTGCCATCGATTATAAAACAACTAAAAATGCTTTTTTTTCAGCATTTATTTACCTTTCTAACAATTTATTTCAAGTCTTTACCTTAATTTACTAAGTCGTTTTGAGTCATGTTACTAGTTTTTACCTTAATTTACTAAAGTGCTCTTGCTACCTTAATCTACTCAGCACCAGTTTTTTTCTTATACAATTTATGCTTAGCTAGAGAGTAGgacaaagaagaaaataatacacccgccggtcactattataagtaaaagttagttttttaggttcattcaataaatgatgtatgtagtcattaaaatggtcacatacatcatttattgaatgaacctacaaaactaacttttgcttataatagttaCCGAGGGTGTACATCaatagaaaaatattttcatttagAAGGCCTTTTCAGTCTACTTAGGTGGGGCAATCAGAACTCTTGACATAATATAAAAGAGCGTCTTCGAACCTGTACAGACACCTCAACGAACTCATGTGGACACTCCTCAGCCCAAGTTGAGGACAATCTACAAAAAAATACACATTAAGATGTTGACCAATTTTTCttttggctaaaaagcatttttggcccctgatgtttcaagtttgtgcaaattatgcccctactctatttttgtcgacgtttctacccctcatgttttcaaacagtgcaccgtctatccctccgtcagtcagacttTCTCAGAAGAGTTTCCTGAGttgattggagagatgaagaggagtatatgaagttgatgatgatcaagaaaatgatataagttaaatttgcttgatgtgtatatcaattatgtatgtaattgaactggttaaatgcatgttttgctacttacaggtcttgagtttgaatctcacATGCctcatttttccaatttcacttgtaatttccacgtggcaggtccaaaaaatataaaaaaaaagtcaaatcaaCTCATTcagttagttttttaacgtctgactgacggaggggtagacggtgcactgtttgaaaacatgaggggtagaaacatcgaaaaaaataaagtaggggcagaatttgcgcaaacttaaaacatcaggggtcaaaaagtgttttttagccttttcttttctttgctgATTCCTCTCAATGAAATTGACCATGTTGCACTATGTTACTTACGTATGTATGCATGCGGTTTGGGAACACTGAGtcatttttcaactattttttgCTCTCATCTCCCAATAGTAATATTAATTAGGAGTTTTTCTAGAGTATCTTATAACCTACATTGAAGAATAAAGTCTATTCATCGAGAAATCGCTTGCAGGAAACGAACATAAGTGTCATAGAAATGGGGCGGCCACCCCCaaaagataatttttttccttcataGTATAGTacattttttcataatttttttattatattcacCCCTATAAACTTTTCTATTACCTCTTCTAATTTAACATATTAAATTTTTGcttaatgttttaaaattttgcTCCCTAGTCCCTTGTCCACTTTTTCTAGCCCAGTCCCTGATCGCTAGGGTGGAAATATGTTGGGCTAGACTTTGCTTAAATAGGTctgatttatttaaaaaaattcaagacCTAAGTGTGTTGATTAGACTAATTAAAATCATGTTTTGAATACTTCTATTACCTgtcataatatattttttcgATAAGTAGTTTTCCAAATAATCGAtttcagcttttttttttaaatttaattttaaaacattttttcttaaaaaaatcgAACAAAGACCCTCTAAACCAAAAGCTATCCCTTTTAACACTCATGATGATGCCACCAGACACCAGTGATGATTTGGTTGGGATTTTTCATCCTTTGTACGATGACAAGTTGAGGATATTCCAGAGAGATCTCACCACTTCAAAAGGTCATTTCTGTCACTGTTTCAGTGTTTTGATGGCAATCGTAATGAACTCTCTGTTTTCTACTTGTACTGTATTTGAACTTTGATCATTCCCAAAGCTTCAATATTTCTCCTCTTAGTACTGTTTTCCTTCCACTACTTGGTTGTTGGCCTCAAACTCTTTGATGGGTTCTCAACTATTTTCATGAATAATTGTTTATTTACTGTGAGTTTTCTGATAAGTTCATGATGCATTGTAGATAGCCTGGTAATCTTCTTTATTGACAATCAGAAGTTTGTGAATTTTCATAGATTGGAAATACAGAGATGAGATGTTACTACTTATTTATGTGATTCAATCTCTCTATCTGATTTTAAGGCATTTTCTGCATTTTGTTGAATGAAATTTATGAGTTCAGGTTATTTGATGAAAATTTTCACTTATCCTTTTTGATATACAGCAGCCTATCCTTCAAAGTTGTAATCTTTCGGCAAGTGGTGATTGGGTTTGGAGTTAGGACAAGGAGAAGTGTTGTCCTTCAGAATTAGTGCACACGTGTGAAGTTCAACCACTTCTTTCAATAGCTGCTTCAAGAGTGGATTGTGGTGTTGTGTGGCATCACTTACCTCATCATCTTTTGGTCTGTGCCTCTGAAATTTGGGGAAATAGCCAGCACTTTATGGAGTCTGTATTTGGTAATTGGCCATCCTACGACCCTCACAACTTCAGTCAGATCCGACCTTCAGATCCTTCTAGCTCTTCTGtaagtagtagtagtagtagtagttgtTGATGTTCTTGTTGTTGTGTGTGTTTCAAAGCAGTTAAACTTAAGGATTTTCTAATCCAGGTAGAGCTCATTCAAGTATGCAACTTTATACTTTATTCTTATTGAAAATTTTGATGTTTATGCTTtgccaatattttttttaaaatttcctgGTTGAATCTTCAGTTAAAAGAGAATTGCCTGTTTTTTTTGGCCCCAACCCCTTTCTCCCTTCAGTGAAAAATTTAGCTGTTACCTTCTTTGAATTGAGCACACTTACATATTTGAATCCTACTATTCAATTTTTGAGGATATTTCTTGAACTTTTTATTTGGTACTTGGTAGAGAGTTGTGAATCCCACCATTGAATTTTGAGAATATTCCTTGCAATCTTCACGCATCGGAGAGTAAATTGAAGTAGCATCTATTGTAGAAATGACGGTAGAAGTTGTGGTTTTTCCATATGTGGAAAAGACCTGTAGAAGCACTTATAAGAAGGATATACCAAATGGAGGATAGTCCCATAGTTAGAGGTAGAGGGAAACCAAGGAAAATTATAGGTCAAACCATTAAGAAGATTTTGGAGTACAATGGTTTACTTCATAAATCTTGATAGGACATTTTGGCACAATTTAATCCATGTAGCTAACCTGCTTAGTGAGAAAAAGTTTTGATTGTTGTTGCTCTTTTTATTATGCAGAGGAGTACCTTGTGACATTCTGATTGTTATTTTGACTTACTTGGATGATCATGTTTCATAAACCATAATAGACTAAATGTGTGGTGCAATTTGTTGTTTACCCGAGGTTGAACTCTTCACCATTGTTGTTGACTTGTTGTATGCCGCATTGTCTCTGGGAAGATAAAGGAATCGTAAGTTTGAACCTTTCACGCATGGGATGattttatttatgcttttgtttcttctcatttttcacTTTAGCAATAATAATGTTAAATTTGGCTTTCTTCTCCAATACTGGAGCAGTAATAAATTCTTTAGTGACAGAAGTGTTTTACTTTCATTTCTTATTAGTTGAAAAACTAGAGAGTTGCACTTAACTTTTCCTTTATATTATTCAAAAAATATCTTTCTGGCTTTCTGCAATCAGTTTTCCTATACCCTGACAAAAATTTAGTTGTTTTAACAAACTTCACAATCTGGTGAATATAACTTGTTCCGTCAGAAATTTTCTTAATCTATTTCACAAACTATTTTGATCTATAAAATTACTAGCCATTGGCATATTACCCGTTGGATGAGCTGATAGCTGTTGGAAATGAAGGTCATTGGATTCATTTCATATCTTTGCTGCTGAAGGATATAAGTATGATTACACGATTTACATTTTTCTTGCTTTATCTCAGCAGTGCTATGGACGGGGATGATGTTCCTATAATCAAGTAGATTTTATGAGGAAGTTCAAATATGACAGATGTGATCTTGAAGATAGACATACTATATGGATCACTGTTTTTCTGTACCTTTTTTCTTATCTAATCAGAATAAACAAAGTTGTATAGCAATGTGTGTGTATGGTTTGGAAAGTGAAATATACTAGTTTAAACAAGTGCATTTAGGGCCAACCTTATGCAACTTGCTACTTTTTTTGTTCAAAAGTGGTTCACGAATCACgtagttatatattttcattttctttcttaagATGAAATTTCTATTTCCGTGCAGAAAGTACAGCATTGTGTGTGTTTGTCATGTCTGGTTTTGAGTTGAAAGTGAAATATACTATATTAAACAAGCATATTTAGGGCCAACCTTTGTGCGATTTGCTACT
This is a stretch of genomic DNA from Lotus japonicus ecotype B-129 chromosome 1, LjGifu_v1.2. It encodes these proteins:
- the LOC130730148 gene encoding transcription initiation factor IIB, which encodes MSDTFCSDCKRQTEVVFDHSAGDTVCSECGLVLESHSIDETSEWRTFANEAGDNDPVRVGGPSNPLLTDGGLSTVIAKTNGSSGEFLSASLGRWQNRGSNPDRGLIMAFKTIATMSDRLGLVATIKDRANEIYKRVEDQKSSRGRNQDALLAACLYIACRQEDKPRTVKEICSVANGATKKEIGRAKEYIVKQLGLENGQSVEMGTIHAGDFMRRFCSNLGMNNQAVKAAQEAVQKSEEFDIRRSPISIAAAVIYIITQLSDDKKPLKDISVATGVAEGTIRNSYKDLYPHVSKIIPNWYAKEEDLKNLCSP